The following proteins are encoded in a genomic region of Vigna radiata var. radiata cultivar VC1973A unplaced genomic scaffold, Vradiata_ver6 scaffold_282, whole genome shotgun sequence:
- the LOC106779485 gene encoding uncharacterized protein LOC106779485, translating into MNGCKPVTTPLVVNEKLQKDDGAQEVNASRYRSLIGSLLYLTATRPDIMYATSLLSRFMQKPSQIHYGVGKRILRYLQGTKEFAIWYKTMTNSRMIGYTDSDWARSMDDMKSTSGYAFSLGSGILSWASKKQGTVAQSTTEAEYIYSSC; encoded by the coding sequence ATGAATGGTTGTAAACCTGTCACTACTCCATTGGTGGTAAACGAGAAACTACAAAAAGATGATGGAGCACAAGAGGTAAATGCATCACGCTACAGGAGTTTAATTGGAAGTCTCTTGTATCTCACAGCCACACGACCAGATATTATGTATGCTACAAGTCTTCTATCAAGATTCATGCAAAAGCCAAGTCAGATTCATTATGGAGtaggaaaaagaattttaagatatttacaAGGCACAAAGGAGTTTGCCATATGGTACAAAACCATGACTAACTCAAGAATGATTGGCTACACAGATAGTGATTGGGCAAGATCAATGGACGATATGAAGAGTACATCTGGATATGCTTTCTCACTAGGATCCGGTATTTTATCTTGGGCATCAAAGAAGCAAGGAACCGTGGCACAATCAACAACAGAAGCAGAGTATATATATAGCAGCTGCTGA
- the LOC106779484 gene encoding uncharacterized protein LOC106779484 — protein MKTFFRSQDIWDIIEEGFTIPEDTSTLTTTQKKELKENKQKDSRALFILQQAVDETIFPRIIGATSAKQAWNTIQEEFQGSDEVRNVKLHSLRREFELLRMKESETIKDYYSRIKEIVSQMRAYGXNILDKKIIEKILISIPQKYDAIATXIEQTKDLATLSITQLMGSLEAYEQRLKRHEED, from the coding sequence ATGAAGACATTCTTCCGCTCTCAAGATATATGGGACATCATAGAAGAAGGATTCACTATTCCAGAAGACACCTCCACTCTTACTACAACTCAAaagaaggagttgaaggaaaacaaACAGAAGGATTCAAGGGCTTTATTTATTCTTCAACAAGCAGTTGATGAAACAATTTTTCCAAGGATAATTGGTGCCACAAGTGCAAAACAAGCTTGGAATACAATACAAGAGGAGTTTCAAGGAAGTGACGAGGTACGCAATGTTAAACTTCATTCTCTAAGACGAGAGTTTGAATtattaagaatgaaagaatCTGAGACCATCAAAGACTACTAttctagaataaaagaaatagttagtCAGATGAGAGCCTATGGGNAAAATATTCTTGACAAAAAGATcattgagaaaattttaatttcaattcccCAAAAATATGATGCAATCGCAACTNCGATTGAACAAACAAAAGATTTGGCTACATTGTCAATAACACAACTAATGGGCTCTCTTGAAGCTTAtgaacaaagattgaaaaggCATGAAGAAGACTGA